A window of the Cystobacter fuscus genome harbors these coding sequences:
- a CDS encoding zinc ribbon domain-containing protein, which produces MIPFTRNYTDRSNNYGFQFEFKCDKCHNGHLSPFIASKVGMATGLLQAAGSFFGGTLSRAAYAGEHVKDALRGSAWDEAYAEAVEEARKHFKHCTRCGQWVCPQACWNEARGLCESCAPNLQEEAAHIQARVSVEQAWTKAREVDQVASLDMKAPRSVAVSACPHCQARVAGGKFCSECGKPLAAARAFCTQCGTELAPQARFCSECGTPRGA; this is translated from the coding sequence ATGATTCCGTTCACCCGCAACTACACCGACCGCTCCAACAACTACGGCTTCCAGTTCGAGTTCAAGTGCGACAAGTGCCACAACGGGCACTTGTCGCCCTTCATCGCCAGCAAGGTGGGCATGGCGACCGGACTGCTCCAGGCGGCGGGCTCGTTCTTCGGGGGCACGCTGTCGCGGGCGGCCTACGCGGGGGAGCACGTGAAGGACGCCTTGCGCGGCAGTGCCTGGGACGAGGCCTACGCCGAGGCGGTGGAGGAGGCCCGCAAGCACTTCAAGCACTGCACCCGCTGTGGCCAGTGGGTCTGCCCCCAGGCGTGCTGGAACGAGGCCCGCGGCTTGTGCGAGTCCTGCGCCCCGAACCTCCAGGAGGAGGCCGCGCACATCCAGGCCCGCGTGTCCGTGGAGCAGGCGTGGACCAAGGCGCGCGAAGTGGACCAGGTGGCGTCCCTGGACATGAAGGCCCCACGCTCGGTGGCGGTATCGGCCTGCCCGCACTGCCAGGCTCGCGTCGCGGGGGGCAAGTTCTGCTCCGAATGTGGCAAGCCGCTCGCGGCGGCCCGCGCCTTCTGCACCCAGTGCGGCACGGAACTGGCTCCCCAGGCGCGCTTCTGTTCAGAGTGTGGCACTCCCCGCGGCGCGTGA
- a CDS encoding kelch repeat-containing protein — translation MKCRRGLCGRMWMALGVLLLSACSGVTPEGEDASPVLSQGETTTQALGTPARGLHSLNKVLILASTVSRGTDSVEAQVARQLGYEVTLASDDEWRSLSTADFASYRALILGDKSCSVAPGLLLAAEETRHIWGPVVDGNVIVVGTDPVYHKETQVTFNAVQFAAAEPGKTGMYAGLSCYYYEMDSPTPVPVLSPFGSFQVSGTSANCKKESSYNDAHIVASHEALEGLTDAVLSNWACSVHEVFHSYPEGDFTPLVIALDPPSGGRWPGSRDFPDGSHGVPYVLARGAAPVRCGDGLVQYPEQCDTGSQNGVPGTPCSAVCRTQWCGDGVVDPGEECDTGASNGSGSCSASCRALALPPVARCKDLLLSTTTTCGATGSVDDGSSDPDGDLVGCTQTPSATFALGTTGVTLTCTDATGLSASCTARVTVTDTTPPSIDCSPALAVECTGRHTSVEVPAPVVSDVCEFGYQRTTEATAFPVGGPYAVGYEAFDSSGNTSACATQVRVLDTAAPTVTLVGEAAQTLACGTPYVEAGVQAADLCDNGEASSPVVTVSGSVNTQVPGTYVVTYSAQDSSGNVGRATRRVTVTPSSACEAPQSGWTLTGSMVQPRLSHTATLLEDGRVLVTGGFNVSSELYGPSTRTFSVTGSNLGSHRGHTATRLRDGRVLIAGGTSSTTRPSAELYVPASGTWQATGRLITSRFNHAAVLLPSGKVLVAGGFDKESGGSPLRSAELYDPATGVWSSTSALAYPRGFHTMTLLPDGKVLVTGGSLQSDHELESATLVPEAELYDPVTETWTSAGRTRTGHAWHTATRLPDGKVLVVGGVSLTVPLGDAAELYDPATGTWKTTGSMKSPRRWHTATLLPNGEVMVAGGYHQYTGIQYAAERYNPATDTWSATVAMHVDRYQHTATLLPDGTVLAVGGASNHDQASAEYYRP, via the coding sequence ATGAAGTGTCGTCGTGGCCTGTGCGGCCGGATGTGGATGGCCCTGGGTGTCCTGCTCCTCTCGGCCTGTAGTGGGGTGACTCCGGAAGGGGAGGACGCGTCGCCCGTGCTCTCCCAGGGAGAGACGACCACCCAGGCCCTGGGGACACCCGCTCGGGGGCTGCACAGCCTGAACAAGGTGCTGATCCTGGCGAGCACCGTGTCCAGGGGCACCGACAGCGTCGAGGCCCAGGTGGCGCGGCAGTTGGGGTACGAGGTGACGCTCGCCTCCGACGACGAGTGGCGGTCCCTGTCCACCGCGGACTTCGCCTCCTACCGCGCCCTCATCCTGGGGGACAAATCCTGTAGCGTCGCGCCGGGCCTGCTGCTCGCCGCCGAGGAGACGCGCCACATCTGGGGCCCGGTGGTCGACGGCAACGTCATCGTCGTGGGCACCGATCCCGTCTATCACAAGGAGACCCAGGTCACCTTCAACGCCGTGCAGTTCGCCGCCGCCGAGCCGGGCAAGACGGGCATGTACGCGGGCCTGAGCTGCTACTACTACGAGATGGACTCCCCGACGCCGGTGCCGGTGCTCAGCCCCTTCGGCTCCTTCCAGGTGTCGGGGACGAGCGCGAACTGCAAGAAGGAGTCGTCCTACAACGACGCGCACATCGTCGCCTCGCACGAGGCCCTCGAGGGCCTGACGGACGCGGTGCTGTCCAACTGGGCCTGCTCGGTGCACGAGGTGTTCCACTCCTACCCGGAGGGAGACTTCACCCCGCTCGTGATCGCGCTGGATCCGCCCAGCGGGGGGCGCTGGCCGGGCTCCCGGGACTTCCCGGATGGTTCGCACGGCGTGCCGTACGTGCTGGCGCGCGGAGCGGCGCCGGTGCGCTGCGGTGACGGCCTGGTGCAGTACCCCGAGCAGTGCGACACGGGCTCGCAGAATGGCGTGCCGGGCACGCCGTGCTCGGCGGTGTGCCGCACGCAGTGGTGCGGAGATGGCGTGGTGGACCCGGGCGAGGAGTGCGACACGGGGGCCAGCAACGGCTCGGGCTCCTGCAGCGCTTCCTGCCGCGCCCTGGCCCTTCCTCCGGTGGCCCGCTGCAAGGATCTCCTCCTGTCCACCACCACCACCTGCGGCGCCACCGGCAGCGTGGACGATGGCTCGTCCGATCCGGATGGAGACCTGGTGGGCTGCACCCAGACGCCGTCCGCGACGTTCGCGCTGGGCACCACCGGGGTGACGCTGACGTGCACGGACGCCACGGGCCTGAGCGCGAGCTGCACGGCGCGGGTGACCGTCACCGACACCACGCCTCCGAGCATCGACTGCTCGCCCGCGCTCGCGGTGGAGTGCACCGGGCGCCACACCTCCGTCGAGGTTCCCGCGCCCGTCGTGTCCGACGTGTGCGAGTTCGGCTATCAGCGGACCACGGAGGCGACCGCCTTCCCGGTGGGCGGCCCGTACGCGGTGGGCTACGAGGCCTTCGACAGCTCCGGCAACACGTCCGCGTGCGCCACCCAGGTGCGGGTGCTCGACACGGCGGCGCCCACGGTGACGCTGGTGGGCGAGGCGGCGCAGACGCTCGCGTGCGGCACGCCCTATGTGGAGGCGGGGGTTCAGGCCGCGGATCTCTGTGACAACGGAGAGGCCTCGTCTCCGGTGGTGACGGTCTCGGGCTCCGTCAACACCCAGGTGCCGGGCACCTATGTCGTCACCTACTCGGCCCAGGACTCGTCCGGCAACGTGGGCCGTGCCACCCGGCGGGTGACCGTCACGCCGAGCAGCGCGTGTGAGGCGCCCCAGAGCGGATGGACGCTCACGGGCAGCATGGTGCAGCCCCGCCTGTCCCACACCGCGACCCTGCTGGAGGACGGCCGGGTGTTGGTGACCGGCGGCTTCAACGTCTCTTCCGAGCTGTACGGCCCGTCCACCCGGACCTTCTCCGTCACGGGCAGCAACCTGGGCTCCCACCGGGGCCACACCGCCACCCGGCTGCGCGACGGTCGCGTGCTCATCGCGGGGGGCACCAGCTCCACCACCAGGCCCTCCGCCGAGCTCTACGTCCCGGCGTCGGGCACGTGGCAGGCCACCGGTCGGCTCATCACGTCACGCTTCAACCACGCGGCCGTGTTGCTGCCGAGCGGCAAGGTGCTCGTGGCCGGTGGCTTCGACAAGGAGTCCGGTGGCAGCCCCCTGCGCTCGGCCGAGCTGTATGACCCGGCCACGGGCGTGTGGTCCTCCACGAGCGCCCTCGCGTACCCTCGCGGCTTCCACACCATGACCCTGCTCCCGGACGGCAAGGTGTTGGTGACGGGCGGCAGCCTCCAGTCGGATCACGAATTGGAGAGCGCCACGCTCGTGCCCGAGGCGGAGCTGTATGATCCGGTCACGGAGACGTGGACGAGCGCGGGGCGCACGCGCACGGGACATGCCTGGCACACCGCCACGCGGCTGCCGGACGGCAAGGTGCTGGTGGTGGGCGGGGTGAGCCTCACTGTCCCCCTGGGCGACGCGGCGGAGTTGTATGACCCGGCCACGGGCACGTGGAAGACCACGGGGAGCATGAAGTCGCCGCGCCGCTGGCACACGGCCACGCTGCTGCCCAACGGCGAGGTGATGGTGGCCGGTGGCTACCATCAGTACACGGGCATCCAGTACGCCGCCGAGCGCTACAACCCGGCGACGGACACGTGGTCGGCGACGGTCGCGATGCATGTGGATCGCTACCAGCACACGGCCACGCTGCTTCCCGACGGCACGGTGCTCGCGGTGGGCGGGGCCAGCAACCACGATCAGGCCTCGGCCGAGTACTACCGTCCGTAG
- a CDS encoding response regulator, with the protein MSDKPRRILVVEDDLAILTGLSMNLRFEGYDILQAQDGRQGLARALDEAPDLVVLDVMLPELNGFEVLKELRQRGRDTPVVVLSAKGAEVDKIVGLNLGADDYVVKPFGLQELLARIKAVLRRRYPSAAQAPVGFGDVRVDLTAKTVTRTGQPVELTAQEFKLLAHFLAHPGRTFSREELLSAAWGYAYEGSARTVDNFMRQLRLKLEPDPEAPLHFLTVRGLGYRFDR; encoded by the coding sequence ATGAGCGACAAGCCACGACGCATCCTGGTGGTGGAGGACGACCTGGCCATCCTCACCGGTCTCTCCATGAACCTGCGCTTCGAGGGCTACGACATCCTCCAGGCCCAGGATGGCCGGCAGGGGCTCGCGCGCGCGCTCGACGAAGCGCCGGACCTCGTGGTGCTGGACGTGATGCTGCCCGAGCTCAACGGCTTCGAGGTCCTCAAGGAGCTGCGCCAGCGCGGCCGGGACACCCCCGTCGTCGTGCTCAGCGCCAAGGGCGCCGAGGTGGACAAGATCGTCGGGCTCAACCTCGGCGCGGACGACTACGTGGTCAAACCCTTCGGGCTCCAGGAGCTGCTCGCGCGCATCAAGGCCGTGCTGCGCCGGCGCTACCCGTCCGCCGCCCAGGCCCCCGTGGGCTTCGGCGACGTGCGGGTGGACCTGACGGCCAAGACCGTGACCCGCACCGGCCAGCCCGTGGAGCTCACCGCGCAGGAGTTCAAGCTGCTCGCCCACTTCCTCGCGCACCCGGGGCGCACCTTCAGCCGCGAGGAGCTGCTCAGCGCCGCCTGGGGCTACGCCTACGAGGGCAGCGCCCGCACCGTGGACAACTTCATGCGCCAGCTCCGGCTCAAGCTGGAGCCGGACCCCGAGGCCCCCCTGCACTTCCTCACCGTGCGCGGCCTCGGCTACCGCTTCGATCGCTGA
- a CDS encoding AAA family ATPase translates to MYLRSLTLQNLKLLREVALSFTRPDGEVRPWTVFVGENGVCKTAILQAIGLAASGCSLGSELADVTSLPDRRQPSTELMLIGAEFTFGQEGHKARQYPGLEKKHSLPPYVRSSIAAKSTWRELVGSSRYVGVEHTQVFDPIREARRTQLPGWFVAGYGTVRTLPRPHAFHADGLSDPLRQRMANLFDQGGLIATGFADVFEPAQAKAYVKLLKQVLLQGNLLPGVVDLELQSHGIVRTRQDLLEAHRFEFNLGGQRVKLPATWLSRGYQGAIAWLADLIGHILLEAGKPVPPERMEGLVLVDELDLHLHPHWQTTLITTLKQVFPKLQFIATTHSAMLLPGLEQDEVFVLRQDDEGNVYASPAPSTPSFLTGSELLDAFFDRKGKPAKAPGRKPPPPQKKPRAASRPAGRSKRK, encoded by the coding sequence ATGTACCTGCGCAGCCTCACGCTCCAGAATCTGAAACTCCTGCGAGAGGTGGCCCTCTCCTTCACCCGTCCCGATGGGGAGGTACGGCCATGGACCGTCTTCGTGGGGGAGAATGGCGTGTGCAAGACGGCCATCCTCCAAGCCATCGGGCTCGCGGCGAGTGGATGCTCGCTGGGCAGTGAGCTCGCGGATGTCACGAGCCTGCCGGACCGGCGGCAGCCGTCCACCGAGCTGATGCTGATCGGCGCCGAGTTCACCTTCGGGCAGGAAGGGCACAAGGCGCGCCAGTACCCAGGACTGGAGAAGAAGCACTCGCTGCCGCCGTACGTGCGCAGCTCCATCGCGGCCAAGAGCACCTGGCGCGAGCTGGTGGGCAGCTCGCGCTACGTGGGCGTCGAGCACACGCAGGTGTTCGATCCCATCCGCGAGGCGCGCCGCACGCAGCTGCCCGGCTGGTTCGTCGCGGGCTACGGCACGGTGCGCACCCTGCCCCGCCCCCACGCCTTCCACGCCGACGGCCTGTCGGATCCCCTGCGCCAGCGCATGGCGAACCTCTTCGATCAAGGAGGGCTCATCGCCACGGGCTTCGCCGACGTCTTCGAGCCGGCGCAGGCCAAGGCCTATGTCAAGCTGCTCAAGCAGGTGCTGTTGCAGGGCAACCTGCTGCCGGGCGTGGTGGACCTGGAGTTGCAGAGCCACGGCATCGTGCGCACCCGGCAGGACTTGCTCGAGGCGCACCGCTTCGAGTTCAACCTGGGGGGCCAGCGCGTGAAGCTGCCCGCCACGTGGCTGTCGCGCGGCTACCAGGGAGCGATCGCGTGGCTGGCGGACCTCATCGGCCACATCCTCCTGGAGGCGGGCAAGCCGGTACCGCCCGAGCGCATGGAGGGGCTGGTGCTCGTGGACGAGCTGGATCTCCACCTGCATCCGCACTGGCAGACGACGCTCATCACCACGCTCAAGCAGGTCTTCCCCAAGCTCCAGTTCATCGCCACCACGCACTCGGCGATGCTGCTGCCGGGACTGGAGCAGGATGAGGTGTTCGTGTTGCGCCAGGACGACGAGGGCAACGTCTACGCGTCCCCGGCGCCCTCGACGCCCTCGTTCCTCACGGGCAGCGAGCTGCTCGACGCGTTCTTCGATCGCAAGGGCAAGCCCGCGAAAGCCCCCGGCCGCAAGCCGCCTCCGCCCCAGAAGAAGCCCCGCGCCGCCTCGCGCCCGGCGGGCCGCTCCAAGCGGAAGTAA
- a CDS encoding DUF1501 domain-containing protein: protein MSDPKDSKPKSPGRRQLLRGLGAGAAALAFPHLWLPRTALAQTNGRGSVRHLIYIRLSGGFRFTTAFNSDVADEFNPFGRSDKRAAGTEWGVGKLLERASWLEGEPSKPRRDLGMKPVAEFSNEICVLPCVDHEPFSARADGGHGTGLERFLTGYVGGATGFLSYVNYGVRARVAEEAAKGNTLLPAFSLGEAGMATGAGTYATYRPPVLEGSGFQGFGADPSAGLPPWAAKVTTEVDNRYRARLHLPLRGGVDTYQQTRKATSDYGKIFRDPMLRVTADSDDVVDGITNRQLRAIFGTDTTGQRAALALRLFHFGCPAVFLNQGGYDYHSREDAELPDELDGANRLVSGLRTALKMMQHPEGGTYWDKTLVVIGSEFGRTTGGSRFNSANGSDHGSDLATRWMSMPFMGGVISAAGKGGKSLGAVRGSDLKATGQVYSYRSVLKTMMDLLGADHEGIFPADAPIQDFFS from the coding sequence ATGTCCGATCCCAAAGACTCGAAGCCCAAGTCCCCGGGCCGCCGCCAGCTCCTCCGGGGCCTGGGCGCGGGTGCCGCCGCGCTGGCCTTCCCCCACCTGTGGTTGCCGCGCACGGCGCTCGCCCAGACGAATGGGCGCGGCAGCGTGCGCCACCTCATCTACATCCGCCTGTCCGGCGGCTTCCGCTTCACCACCGCCTTCAACTCGGACGTGGCCGACGAGTTCAACCCGTTCGGCCGCTCGGACAAGCGCGCCGCGGGCACCGAGTGGGGCGTGGGCAAGCTGCTCGAGCGCGCCAGTTGGCTCGAGGGCGAGCCGTCCAAGCCCCGGCGCGATCTGGGCATGAAGCCGGTGGCGGAGTTCTCCAATGAAATCTGCGTGCTGCCGTGCGTGGACCACGAGCCCTTCTCGGCGCGCGCGGACGGAGGCCATGGCACGGGCCTGGAGCGCTTCCTCACGGGGTACGTGGGCGGGGCCACGGGCTTCCTGTCGTATGTGAACTACGGGGTGCGCGCCCGGGTGGCGGAGGAGGCCGCCAAGGGCAACACCCTTCTTCCGGCCTTCAGCCTCGGCGAGGCGGGCATGGCGACGGGGGCGGGAACCTACGCCACCTATCGGCCTCCGGTGCTCGAGGGCAGTGGCTTCCAGGGCTTCGGCGCGGATCCGAGCGCGGGTCTGCCCCCGTGGGCGGCCAAGGTGACCACCGAGGTGGACAACCGCTACCGCGCGCGGTTGCACCTGCCGCTGCGCGGCGGCGTGGACACCTACCAGCAGACGCGCAAGGCCACGAGCGACTACGGGAAGATCTTCCGCGACCCCATGCTCCGGGTGACCGCCGACTCCGACGACGTGGTGGATGGCATCACCAACCGCCAGTTGCGCGCCATCTTCGGCACCGACACCACGGGCCAGCGCGCGGCACTCGCGCTGCGCCTGTTCCACTTCGGCTGCCCCGCGGTGTTCCTCAACCAGGGCGGCTACGACTACCACTCGCGCGAGGACGCGGAGCTGCCGGACGAGCTGGACGGCGCCAACCGGCTGGTGAGCGGCCTGCGCACGGCGCTCAAGATGATGCAGCACCCCGAGGGCGGTACGTACTGGGACAAGACGCTGGTGGTGATCGGCAGCGAGTTCGGCCGCACCACGGGTGGCAGCCGCTTCAACTCCGCCAACGGCAGCGACCACGGCAGCGATCTGGCCACCCGGTGGATGTCCATGCCCTTCATGGGCGGCGTCATCAGCGCGGCGGGCAAGGGCGGCAAGAGCCTCGGCGCGGTGCGCGGCTCGGACCTCAAGGCCACCGGCCAGGTGTACTCGTACCGCTCGGTCCTCAAGACGATGATGGATCTGCTCGGCGCCGACCACGAGGGCATCTTCCCCGCGGATGCCCCCATCCAGGACTTCTTCTCATGA
- a CDS encoding carboxypeptidase-like regulatory domain-containing protein, whose amino-acid sequence MDATPPLDVSTAETQGVLEVEVLAAERRLPGASVRLYWRERRDPNLGELIWRLAGTGSTDARGQARLAAGPGSYLAAVHANGHAPRVLSVVRPHGVARTSVRIVLEPGQSLVGQTVVKGTREPLPLVQLILTAAPSGSLPGLAPELPPEERVYATSDERGHFRVDELATGDYLLEAQAPGHAHLWLVPVKVPAKEPLEVALSVAGVIEGFVVDARGAPAEGAEVRVSGASPQSVITGPGGGFSVEVEAGTYGVSARHGEEAGALEQPLTLSAGKTIRGLRLQLGPGSVLEGRVLEHTAGAPVVGAQVDVSPHGQNGDTGRESTDETGHFQVGGLAPGSYDVVVTAPGFTPALRRGLTVTPRERFSVDLVLTRLGVVEGQVRDVAGRPVEGARVIAPNLGPDELESTPLESRTDATGHYRLEGLNVGRQPLIARREEATQGVNRWVDVTEEGTAQVDFTLEGTGIVEGVVRAARGALPTEPLEVLASLDEKSPFGAQDFQQAEVGAKGDFRMVLPAGGYELLLSARDHRPTFQRTHVQVEEGQTVRVELLWEENAPASSVEGVVLEPDGAPSPRATVTLGLESQEDGVLQAKYTDEEGRFSFGLNSDLESGMGALKVSALNGGRSGQVSGVRLGERSLVIRLRSAGSLRGRVTRAGEPVRGFTLGIEPEGEEWLTQGKGPWEFPGERFELHDVLTEPLRLVVKTPDGSRGQAVVTPRPGGTTEVDIRLRGTASVQGRVVDAATGSPLSDVVVFIDNDPSSVHMRESLDQGRFSISGLNPGEYVLNILGRHTSGRLRRPIRLAEGEALDLGDLSWGGTPGGTGSETLPPER is encoded by the coding sequence ATGGACGCGACGCCCCCGCTGGACGTGAGCACCGCCGAGACGCAGGGAGTGCTCGAGGTGGAGGTGCTCGCCGCCGAGCGGCGCCTGCCCGGGGCCAGCGTGCGGCTGTACTGGCGTGAGCGGAGGGACCCCAACCTCGGGGAGCTCATCTGGCGGCTGGCGGGCACGGGCTCGACGGATGCACGGGGACAGGCACGGCTCGCCGCCGGGCCCGGTTCATACCTGGCGGCCGTCCACGCGAATGGCCACGCGCCCCGGGTGCTCTCCGTGGTGCGACCCCATGGCGTGGCGCGCACGTCCGTGCGGATCGTCCTGGAGCCGGGTCAGTCCCTCGTGGGCCAGACGGTGGTGAAAGGGACAAGGGAGCCGCTGCCGCTCGTGCAACTCATCCTCACGGCGGCGCCGAGTGGCTCCCTCCCCGGACTCGCCCCCGAGCTGCCCCCCGAGGAGCGCGTGTACGCGACGAGCGACGAGCGGGGCCACTTCCGCGTGGACGAGCTCGCCACTGGGGACTACCTGCTGGAGGCCCAGGCGCCGGGCCACGCCCACCTGTGGCTCGTGCCGGTGAAGGTCCCCGCGAAGGAGCCGCTGGAGGTGGCGCTGAGCGTGGCGGGAGTCATCGAGGGCTTCGTCGTGGACGCACGAGGCGCTCCCGCCGAGGGCGCCGAAGTGCGCGTGAGCGGCGCGTCGCCCCAGAGCGTCATCACGGGGCCCGGAGGCGGCTTCTCCGTCGAGGTGGAAGCCGGCACCTACGGCGTGTCCGCGCGGCACGGCGAGGAAGCGGGGGCACTGGAGCAACCGCTCACCCTGAGCGCGGGCAAGACGATCCGTGGCCTGCGGCTCCAGCTCGGCCCGGGCTCGGTCCTGGAGGGGCGCGTGCTGGAGCACACCGCGGGAGCGCCGGTGGTGGGAGCCCAGGTCGACGTCAGTCCCCATGGACAGAACGGGGACACCGGCCGCGAGTCCACGGATGAAACGGGTCACTTCCAGGTGGGCGGGCTCGCGCCCGGCAGCTACGACGTGGTGGTGACGGCGCCCGGCTTCACCCCGGCGCTGCGGCGCGGCTTGACGGTGACGCCGCGCGAGCGCTTCTCCGTGGACCTCGTGCTCACCCGCCTGGGCGTGGTGGAGGGCCAGGTGCGCGACGTGGCCGGACGGCCGGTGGAGGGCGCACGGGTGATCGCCCCCAACCTCGGGCCGGATGAGCTGGAGTCCACGCCCCTCGAGTCCCGCACCGATGCCACGGGGCACTACCGGCTCGAGGGCCTGAACGTGGGCCGCCAGCCGCTCATCGCCCGCCGGGAAGAGGCGACGCAAGGGGTCAACCGCTGGGTGGACGTCACCGAGGAGGGCACGGCCCAGGTGGACTTCACCCTGGAGGGCACGGGCATCGTGGAGGGCGTGGTGCGGGCGGCCCGCGGCGCACTGCCCACCGAGCCCCTGGAGGTCCTCGCCTCGTTGGACGAGAAGAGCCCCTTCGGCGCACAGGACTTCCAGCAGGCCGAGGTGGGAGCGAAGGGGGACTTCCGGATGGTGCTGCCCGCGGGCGGCTACGAGCTGTTGCTCTCGGCGCGCGACCACCGCCCCACCTTCCAGAGGACGCACGTCCAGGTGGAGGAAGGCCAGACGGTCCGGGTCGAGCTGCTCTGGGAGGAGAACGCCCCGGCGTCCTCCGTGGAGGGCGTCGTCCTCGAGCCCGATGGCGCACCTTCACCGAGAGCCACCGTCACCCTGGGCCTCGAGTCCCAGGAAGACGGGGTGCTCCAGGCGAAGTACACGGACGAGGAGGGCCGCTTCTCCTTCGGCCTGAACTCCGACCTCGAGTCCGGCATGGGCGCGCTGAAGGTCAGTGCGCTCAATGGGGGGCGCAGCGGTCAGGTGTCGGGCGTGAGGCTGGGGGAACGGTCCCTGGTGATCAGGCTGCGCTCCGCGGGCTCGCTGCGGGGCCGGGTGACACGCGCGGGAGAGCCCGTGCGCGGCTTCACCCTCGGCATCGAGCCCGAGGGCGAGGAATGGCTCACCCAGGGCAAGGGCCCCTGGGAATTCCCCGGCGAGCGCTTCGAGCTGCACGACGTGCTGACCGAGCCCCTGCGGCTGGTGGTGAAGACTCCGGATGGCTCGCGCGGACAGGCCGTGGTGACTCCCCGTCCCGGCGGAACGACCGAGGTGGACATCCGCCTGCGCGGCACCGCGTCCGTCCAGGGGCGGGTGGTGGACGCGGCCACCGGCAGCCCACTGAGCGACGTGGTCGTGTTCATCGACAACGATCCCTCCTCGGTCCACATGCGCGAGAGCCTCGACCAGGGGCGTTTCTCCATCAGCGGCTTGAACCCGGGCGAGTACGTGTTGAACATCCTCGGCAGGCACACCTCCGGCCGCCTGCGACGCCCCATACGGCTGGCCGAGGGGGAAGCACTCGACCTGGGGGACCTGTCATGGGGTGGGACACCGGGTGGGACAGGGAGTGAGACACTGCCTCCGGAGCGGTGA
- a CDS encoding MXAN_6652 family MXYO-CTERM-anchored protein: protein MRFSSVIVAGVFTASLLSTPALARSAGITGRSGKPLADGTPTQNCTRCHAVVDTVPVPTVEISGPTSVVAGTTNQYTFIIRGGPAVTGGVNLAVDRAEAALDLVESSGLKKVDVELTQSAPKAFSNGEVRFDFSMIAPGNGGLVTIYGAGNSVNGNGSTSGDGVAATKLEVTVKVSDGTDAGVEDPDSGTPLDAGIEVDAGIEVDAGTDSDAGTVADAGTGTGSDPDHDHDHDQDDDKGGGCSSTGGAPLLMFVLGTAGLTLLRRRRA, encoded by the coding sequence ATGCGGTTCTCATCAGTTATTGTCGCTGGCGTCTTCACTGCGAGTCTTCTGTCCACCCCTGCCCTGGCGCGCTCCGCGGGCATTACTGGCCGCTCTGGCAAGCCGCTCGCGGATGGAACTCCGACCCAGAACTGCACGAGGTGCCATGCGGTGGTCGATACCGTGCCCGTGCCGACCGTGGAGATCTCCGGCCCCACGTCGGTGGTGGCGGGGACGACGAACCAGTACACCTTCATCATCCGGGGAGGGCCCGCGGTGACTGGGGGCGTCAACCTGGCGGTGGATCGGGCGGAGGCTGCGCTCGACCTGGTCGAGAGTTCGGGCCTGAAGAAGGTCGACGTCGAGCTGACGCAATCCGCGCCCAAGGCATTTTCCAATGGAGAGGTCCGCTTCGACTTCTCGATGATCGCGCCGGGCAATGGTGGCCTCGTCACGATCTACGGTGCCGGCAATTCCGTCAACGGAAACGGTAGCACGAGTGGTGACGGCGTGGCGGCCACGAAGCTGGAGGTGACCGTCAAGGTCTCGGACGGCACGGACGCGGGTGTCGAGGATCCGGACTCCGGGACGCCCCTCGACGCGGGCATCGAAGTCGACGCGGGCATCGAAGTCGACGCGGGCACGGACTCCGATGCGGGCACCGTGGCCGACGCGGGCACCGGGACTGGCTCGGATCCTGACCATGACCATGACCACGACCAGGACGACGACAAGGGCGGTGGCTGCTCCTCGACGGGTGGCGCTCCCTTGCTGATGTTCGTGCTGGGTACCGCGGGCCTGACGCTGCTGCGCCGCCGTCGCGCCTGA
- a CDS encoding class I SAM-dependent methyltransferase, translating into MAGNDTRGRTPLSLVGQEPDLLFYTRQAQAQGGPVLVLGAANGRVPWTLAQAGLAVLGVDPSERMIHAAEEVRASESPEVSGRVRLLHADLRSLRLEERFPVVLAPQHALGLMGSHEDLEAFLATVRHHLRPEGLFIYDVLNPPVEPGRPSDEEPGAALEPRRPVFSFHLRERKRPGAPSGIHRLKFKPFSWEELEGAMKACGLTPRERYGGFDGKPFDPSDAHHIGVVDG; encoded by the coding sequence ATGGCCGGAAACGACACGCGCGGCCGCACGCCGCTGTCCCTCGTCGGGCAGGAGCCCGATCTCCTCTTCTATACGCGTCAGGCCCAGGCACAGGGTGGGCCCGTGCTCGTGCTGGGCGCGGCCAACGGGCGGGTGCCGTGGACGCTGGCCCAGGCGGGCCTGGCGGTGCTCGGGGTGGACCCGTCCGAGCGGATGATCCACGCGGCCGAGGAGGTACGCGCCTCGGAGTCGCCCGAGGTGTCGGGCCGGGTGCGGCTGCTGCACGCGGATCTGCGCTCGCTGCGGCTGGAGGAGCGCTTCCCGGTGGTGCTCGCGCCGCAACACGCCCTGGGGCTCATGGGGTCGCACGAGGACCTGGAGGCCTTCCTGGCCACGGTGCGCCACCACCTGCGGCCCGAGGGGCTCTTCATCTACGACGTGCTCAACCCGCCCGTCGAGCCTGGCCGGCCCTCGGACGAGGAGCCGGGCGCCGCGCTCGAGCCACGCCGGCCCGTCTTCTCCTTCCACCTGCGCGAGCGCAAGCGGCCCGGTGCCCCCTCGGGCATCCACCGCCTCAAGTTCAAGCCCTTCTCGTGGGAGGAGCTGGAGGGGGCGATGAAGGCCTGTGGGCTCACGCCCCGCGAGCGCTATGGAGGGTTCGACGGCAAGCCGTTCGATCCGTCGGATGCGCACCACATCGGCGTGGTGGACGGGTGA